One region of Streptomyces sp. NBC_00442 genomic DNA includes:
- a CDS encoding 7-cyano-7-deazaguanine synthase gives MTDSDDFLWWRGPRSDRPRGDRWTEIGEESFQEKERRITGRHYLPGSVPDWAEDLFRVARAAFIADKYVRRTGVRDRWTRRISLAVPVTEHERWASAAVRTHLTALLQVLTGDLWNVDFRPLTGHYVEEAMISPDDPRAAEVALFSGGLDSLSWAATRARAADSRPLLLVMFREIGLLRLQQRVYKAVERLGGARPVLLLPMSQTPAGDGSRLRLETSSRTRGLLYATGAIRAATAHGVSTVHIPENGQLALNPPLTAARSAACSTRSVHPRTLRSLNALVTAVSDTESAVQVVNPLAQLTKGEVCKAGRDAGLTPSDLESTLSCGKPPTRRSGGPPIANCGVCFPCLVRRSGLLHANGIDGTRYEALPWADGLPLDRGADWRALQRWLLGRYTITDLLTDTPLPPDMDPMAAFEVIKRGRKGLARLLQIAGAAEAADAA, from the coding sequence GTGACCGATTCTGACGATTTCCTGTGGTGGCGCGGTCCTCGGAGCGACCGACCTCGTGGCGACCGCTGGACGGAGATCGGCGAGGAATCCTTCCAGGAAAAGGAGCGCCGCATCACCGGCCGGCACTATCTGCCCGGTTCCGTCCCCGACTGGGCCGAGGACCTGTTCCGCGTCGCCAGGGCGGCTTTCATCGCCGACAAGTACGTACGCCGGACCGGAGTACGGGACAGGTGGACCCGCCGCATCAGCCTCGCCGTGCCCGTCACGGAACACGAGCGGTGGGCAAGCGCAGCGGTCCGTACTCACCTCACTGCGCTTCTCCAAGTCCTCACCGGGGACCTCTGGAACGTGGACTTCCGTCCCCTCACCGGTCACTACGTCGAGGAGGCGATGATCTCTCCCGACGACCCGCGTGCCGCGGAAGTCGCGTTGTTCTCCGGCGGACTGGATTCCCTCAGCTGGGCTGCCACCCGTGCGCGCGCCGCCGACTCCCGACCGCTGCTGCTCGTGATGTTCCGCGAGATCGGCCTGCTGCGTCTCCAGCAGCGGGTGTACAAGGCCGTCGAACGACTGGGCGGAGCACGGCCGGTCCTGCTGTTGCCGATGAGCCAGACCCCGGCGGGCGACGGCTCGAGGTTACGGCTGGAGACCTCCTCCCGCACACGTGGCCTGCTGTATGCGACAGGCGCGATCCGCGCCGCCACCGCGCACGGTGTGAGTACCGTCCACATCCCCGAGAATGGCCAGCTCGCCCTCAATCCGCCCCTGACAGCGGCGCGTTCGGCCGCTTGTTCCACGCGCTCCGTGCACCCGCGGACGCTGCGCAGCCTGAACGCCTTGGTGACGGCCGTGAGTGACACGGAGAGCGCGGTGCAGGTGGTCAACCCCTTGGCACAGCTCACGAAAGGCGAGGTGTGCAAGGCCGGACGTGATGCGGGGCTCACCCCGTCCGACCTGGAGTCCACTCTGAGCTGCGGCAAGCCTCCAACCCGCCGAAGCGGCGGCCCTCCCATCGCCAACTGCGGGGTCTGCTTCCCGTGCCTCGTGCGCCGCTCCGGGCTACTCCACGCCAACGGCATCGACGGCACCCGGTACGAGGCATTGCCGTGGGCGGACGGCTTACCGCTTGACCGGGGTGCCGACTGGCGCGCACTGCAGCGGTGGCTGCTCGGCAGATACACCATTACGGATCTCCTCACCGATACTCCGCTGCCGCCGGACATGGATCCAATGGCGGCCTTCGAAGTGATCAAGCGCGGGCGGAAGGGACTGGCCCGACTGCTTCAGATCGCCGGTGCGGCCGAGGCCGCTGATGCGGCGTAG
- a CDS encoding effector-associated constant component EACC1 — protein MEIQITVDAQGDDAAAHDLYYWLRQDRDLRRHVEVELEQASEVSDRMSAGEIINMFVSNGIAAASLLVNIVVAWRASRPSPPGAVTFEHGGMTVTVHDASDETLRRVALLLAPETHGGDPGATGPGRPSAPSVAGNR, from the coding sequence GTGGAGATTCAGATCACGGTCGATGCGCAGGGCGACGACGCAGCGGCACATGATCTCTACTACTGGCTCCGGCAGGATCGCGACCTCCGGCGTCACGTGGAGGTCGAACTGGAACAAGCCTCCGAAGTCTCTGACCGCATGAGCGCGGGCGAGATCATCAACATGTTCGTCAGCAACGGTATTGCCGCTGCGAGCTTGTTGGTGAACATCGTGGTCGCCTGGCGAGCATCCCGACCTTCGCCGCCCGGGGCCGTGACCTTCGAGCACGGCGGTATGACAGTGACCGTGCACGATGCGTCGGACGAAACCTTGCGCAGAGTCGCACTGCTGTTGGCTCCCGAGACCCACGGCGGAGACCCAGGGGCCACTGGTCCGGGACGTCCGTCGGCACCGTCGGTTGCAGGGAATCGGTGA
- a CDS encoding caspase, EACC1-associated type has protein sequence MGLPDPDGTRVVLIGADDYQNFSDLPAVRNNLARLAELFRSPDVGGLPAGHCVSLRNPADGQDVLDAVHQAASEATDTLVVYFAGHGMRSLDGFLYLALGHSERNRKLYKSVAFNYLRTAVLESAAPRKVVILDCCYSGAALEGYMGGPDEFADQAAIEGTYVMTASAATQAAMAPVGAHFTAFTGELVKAITDGVPDVLGPLDMNALYQHVSRELASQGMPVPLQRAGDQGHAITLFRNKWKRPRKKPTLATLREEWFRAIQEGLLWHVRDVPALAEGRLRTEFGEPGLIGSLLVARIAARLARGEGTANIRGWLAASPFFTAPGPNADELTELISKVQFGFQHDGLATTVVVLDGLGLLPWRPESTDMLLIEYWAAQRGRTVPRTRVERELRELWDSTDSRVHAALSALPSSPLEAYPDVWKRLKDESDFRVGNAGAMVLGERGGGDRAWDRWMSTRTWSILKARHLVRLGGDLVRCQAAQRALGRLLDQAPPGDEFRGVLERAAKIIQEQLEHIALAVEGMSAIEYELLRERSRDEHFQDGCLVTFQQHLLERYRSFTPFPEHVTTHGTWGPLPWWSIALHDEREQLAAQELLVRGGMQMSITAKSRDADELVITCQEPGSGPSGITARLRFDLRDAVHACELLLLARRQSVAVDFLTEHIDEWDDREVTLIGTLPIDVGSDLGTTLADIATGALRRLMPGASGPAIYHDGVPALERLIKSSRLPQICRHPR, from the coding sequence ATGGGGCTGCCCGACCCCGACGGAACTCGTGTGGTGCTGATCGGTGCGGACGACTATCAGAACTTCTCGGACCTGCCAGCGGTGCGGAACAACCTCGCCAGGCTGGCAGAGCTGTTCAGGTCACCGGACGTTGGGGGGCTACCCGCCGGACATTGCGTGTCGCTGCGTAATCCCGCCGATGGCCAGGACGTACTCGATGCCGTCCACCAGGCAGCAAGCGAGGCGACAGACACGCTGGTGGTGTACTTCGCCGGCCACGGTATGCGGTCGCTCGATGGCTTTCTCTATCTCGCGCTGGGGCATTCCGAGCGAAACCGGAAGCTGTACAAGTCGGTGGCGTTCAACTACCTCCGCACAGCAGTGCTGGAAAGCGCAGCGCCCAGGAAGGTCGTGATCCTCGACTGTTGCTACAGCGGTGCCGCGCTGGAGGGATACATGGGCGGGCCGGATGAGTTCGCGGACCAGGCCGCCATCGAGGGTACCTATGTCATGACTGCCTCAGCCGCTACGCAGGCTGCCATGGCTCCCGTGGGTGCGCACTTCACTGCGTTCACCGGTGAACTCGTGAAAGCCATTACCGATGGCGTTCCAGACGTGTTGGGCCCACTCGACATGAACGCCCTCTACCAGCACGTCAGCCGTGAACTGGCATCACAGGGCATGCCGGTACCCCTGCAACGGGCCGGCGACCAGGGGCACGCCATCACACTGTTCCGAAACAAGTGGAAGCGGCCCAGGAAGAAGCCCACGCTCGCGACGCTGCGTGAAGAGTGGTTCCGCGCGATCCAAGAAGGGCTGCTCTGGCATGTAAGGGATGTCCCGGCGCTTGCTGAGGGCCGACTACGCACCGAGTTCGGCGAACCCGGGCTCATCGGCTCCCTGCTGGTGGCGCGGATCGCCGCCCGGCTCGCTCGGGGTGAGGGCACGGCGAATATCCGCGGCTGGCTCGCCGCCAGCCCTTTTTTCACTGCGCCCGGCCCCAATGCTGATGAGCTCACCGAGCTCATCAGCAAGGTCCAGTTCGGGTTCCAGCATGACGGGCTGGCCACCACCGTTGTGGTCCTCGACGGCCTGGGACTGCTCCCCTGGAGGCCGGAGAGCACGGACATGCTTCTCATTGAATACTGGGCTGCCCAACGAGGTCGTACGGTGCCTCGTACACGTGTGGAACGTGAACTCAGGGAGTTGTGGGACAGCACGGACTCGCGTGTCCACGCGGCACTCTCGGCGCTGCCGTCCTCTCCACTGGAGGCATATCCCGACGTGTGGAAGAGGCTGAAAGACGAGTCGGACTTCCGCGTCGGCAACGCGGGGGCCATGGTGCTCGGCGAGCGGGGTGGCGGCGACCGCGCCTGGGATCGGTGGATGTCCACCCGCACCTGGAGCATTCTCAAGGCTCGCCACTTGGTGCGCCTCGGCGGAGATCTCGTCCGCTGCCAGGCCGCGCAGCGTGCTCTCGGCCGTCTCCTCGATCAGGCACCTCCCGGCGATGAGTTCCGCGGTGTTCTTGAGCGGGCCGCAAAGATCATCCAGGAACAGTTGGAGCACATCGCCCTGGCTGTAGAGGGCATGAGCGCCATCGAGTACGAGCTACTACGCGAGCGTAGCCGGGACGAACACTTCCAGGACGGCTGCCTTGTCACCTTCCAGCAGCATCTGCTGGAGCGGTACCGGTCCTTCACCCCTTTCCCCGAGCACGTGACAACACACGGCACCTGGGGCCCGCTTCCATGGTGGTCGATCGCCCTGCACGACGAGCGCGAACAACTTGCGGCGCAGGAGCTGCTTGTCCGCGGCGGCATGCAGATGAGTATCACCGCCAAGAGCCGTGACGCTGACGAGCTTGTCATCACCTGCCAGGAGCCCGGGTCCGGACCCTCAGGCATCACAGCCCGCCTCCGTTTCGATCTCCGCGACGCCGTGCACGCCTGCGAGCTGCTCCTGCTTGCCCGTCGGCAGTCGGTGGCGGTGGACTTCCTCACTGAACACATCGACGAGTGGGATGACCGCGAGGTCACCCTCATCGGCACGTTGCCCATCGACGTAGGCAGCGACCTCGGAACTACGCTCGCCGATATCGCAACCGGTGCCCTGCGCCGACTCATGCCCGGTGCATCAGGCCCGGCTATTTACCATGACGGGGTCCCGGCGCTCGAGAGGCTCATCAAATCCTCACGGCTCCCGCAGATCTGCCGTCATCCGAGGTAG
- a CDS encoding protein kinase domain-containing protein: MSEGSETVAGRFRLLSYVDSGNMGEVHRAEDLDEAEDSPDRFVALKLIRRRRSGTLVETRTDPKAVERFAREVRIMHLLSHPNLPRTIDGGVDETNGDLPFLVMEFLDGHPLADLVAEEGQLPVPWVAAIGAQMADALAAAHVAGVVHRDLKPRNVMLTRGGAVKVLDFGIGRIVDDPDGTKLTSTGVTVGTARYMAPEQFEGSLVTQAADLYALGCMLHETLLGSPPFMGNTAFDFRDKHVNQEPTPVRLLRSDVPEALARLVDRLLAKNPADRPADAVAVRDALLPFVAEGSTLPVWQDFDPVEWLLRPANEGASVTEQRPSEPAVPELAKRSLSGSGMDVFGVHEQLIKDYRSFTEGGTVIRDERIKDFVKKDLDDKSQWPNPWLSLNPFFASAGTVAELAAQKVLHDECAKIFQAGKSENSTVCDGRSLTLHRHQRAAIDAAAAGVSYVLTTGTGSGKSLAYMVPIVHRVLKERKKAGPEAPKRVRAIIVYPMNALANSQLKELEKYLRNGYGVGNEPVTFARYTGQEDDEARRQIRKNPPDILLTNYVMLELMLTRPDDRDSLVAMAEGLQFLVFDELHTYRGRQGADVALLIRRVRDACRADDVQCIGTSATMSTEGSLEEQKIVVADMATKLFGTKVSPEHIIGETLVRATGETPTVVPAARLTETAAPRAYADLVTDPLARWIETYFGLGTDEATGQLVRQKPRKIEEAAAVLAAQSEVPEKQCADALRATLEAGSQAYHPVTERPLFAFRLHQFLSKGDTVYVTLENKADRHPTRDYQRVRPGTDGHVLMPLAFCRECGQEYLTVWRTEKDGEVRYEPRRDTSATGGRAGDGYLYLDTDRYLHTPPWPQTPEEAIADRRLPESWLEIDDRGQEVVKKSYRDRLPRAVTVDPYGIESKGELHVAFIPAPFLFCLHCSVSYEQTRGKDFAKLATLDQEGRSSATSLISASVVRSLDSVPEAALPKAARKLLTFVDNRQDASLQAGHFNDFVQVTELRGALYRAAVAAGTDGIQHEELTSRVSNALALEPVVYTGESDLPPRLAAAAARTLRDVIAFRLYLDLERGWRVTMPNLEQTGLLEIDYADLQWVAERQDRWEQAHPSLREADASLRAEIMKALLDEMRWSLAIDVQYFRDDFDSLQSASEERLVDPWVLSKSDTPKVATAYPQPSKPGMDRAGLFLSARGKYGKYLRRTHRGFDRNMDPADLQTVIEDLLKVLRNAGLVTEVSVAPQKAGRFRKPSTTATGYRVSAASIIWRAGTGETGAHDPLTRTYASGDGPRVNAFFRQLYRETADGLSGLFAREHTAQVDPEDRQKREEAFSKAELKLLYCSPTMELGVDISSLNAVMMRNVPPTPANYAQRSGRAGRSGQPALVTTYCATGNSHDQYYFRHSARMVAGAVVPPRLDLANEDLVRSHLQGIWLAEAGLTLGRAIPQILDIAHGETSGSPAPGLALRDDILAASHEPGAQARTVDAARRILGPLLPQFGETTWWDERWIEDAVHKAPRNFDRAFDRWRDLYRAALVDQYVQNKRVLDHTLTEGDRRQAFRRRTQAETQLNLLKNESPDNRSVLSDFNPYRYLASEGFLPGYSFPRLPLAAFIPTRGGRQGDGDYLQRPRFLAIREFGPGALIYHEGARYQVTRIQLPPDSSGDISTSEARRCAHCGYLDEPEQRRDKCEMCDKPLGAPTYNLLHLHTVYTQRRERISSDEEERRRAGFRLETSYRFRRHGTRRGRQDARVADSAGPLATLTYGDSATVRITNVGRLRAKDNEPAGYWLDPTDGRWMNERDASDASGDSGELPVIDEDGKEKRRKKRVIPFVEDRRNILVVTLDEPLPDPVALTLMYALERGIETAFELEDSELTSELLPPADGPRDRLLFTEAAEGGAGVLRRLQAEPQALAKAAQQALAICHFDERGGDEKGPHPDRPCARGCYECLLTYGNQLHHGVIDRGLVTALLLRLASAETTSERRGETTTDQHQRLVVAASAAATTSEAPQLTSVEAEFLTWLRERGLRLPDEAGITVPEADARPDFVYRMPGVNVAVFLGGADTEEDAARDEDAEERLYLARWDVIRFPEASDWDAIAAEHARYFGLGPSS, translated from the coding sequence ATGAGTGAAGGTTCCGAGACGGTCGCCGGGCGGTTCCGCCTGCTGAGCTACGTCGACTCGGGAAACATGGGTGAGGTTCACCGCGCCGAGGACCTGGACGAGGCCGAGGACTCTCCCGACCGCTTCGTCGCCCTCAAGCTCATCCGCCGCCGCCGCTCGGGCACGCTGGTGGAGACCCGCACCGACCCGAAGGCGGTGGAGCGGTTCGCGCGCGAGGTGCGCATCATGCATCTGCTGAGCCACCCCAACCTGCCCCGCACGATCGACGGCGGGGTGGACGAGACCAACGGCGACCTTCCCTTCCTGGTCATGGAATTCCTGGACGGGCATCCACTCGCCGACCTCGTGGCGGAGGAAGGGCAGCTTCCGGTGCCCTGGGTCGCCGCCATCGGGGCACAGATGGCCGACGCCCTGGCCGCCGCTCACGTTGCCGGCGTGGTCCACCGGGACCTCAAGCCCCGCAACGTGATGCTCACCCGTGGTGGCGCAGTCAAAGTCCTCGACTTCGGTATCGGCCGGATTGTCGACGATCCCGACGGCACCAAGCTGACCAGCACGGGAGTGACCGTCGGCACGGCCCGCTACATGGCGCCGGAACAGTTCGAGGGCAGCCTCGTCACCCAGGCCGCCGATCTGTACGCCCTTGGGTGCATGCTGCACGAGACGCTGCTGGGGAGCCCGCCCTTCATGGGCAACACCGCCTTTGATTTCCGCGACAAGCACGTCAATCAGGAGCCGACGCCGGTACGTCTGCTTCGTTCTGATGTGCCGGAGGCGCTGGCCCGCCTTGTGGACCGTCTCCTTGCGAAGAACCCCGCCGACCGCCCTGCTGACGCGGTCGCCGTCCGGGATGCGCTGCTTCCTTTCGTGGCGGAGGGCAGCACTCTTCCTGTCTGGCAGGACTTCGACCCGGTGGAGTGGCTGCTGCGGCCGGCCAACGAGGGTGCCTCGGTCACCGAGCAGCGGCCTTCCGAGCCGGCGGTACCGGAGCTCGCGAAGCGTTCCCTGTCCGGTTCCGGCATGGACGTCTTCGGTGTGCACGAGCAGCTCATCAAGGACTACCGCTCGTTCACCGAGGGCGGCACCGTGATCCGTGACGAGCGCATCAAGGACTTCGTGAAGAAGGACCTCGATGACAAGTCGCAGTGGCCCAACCCGTGGCTGTCGCTCAACCCCTTCTTCGCTTCCGCCGGAACGGTCGCGGAACTCGCCGCGCAGAAGGTCCTGCACGACGAGTGCGCGAAGATCTTCCAGGCGGGGAAGTCCGAGAACTCCACCGTGTGCGACGGCCGCTCGCTCACTCTGCACCGTCACCAGCGTGCGGCGATCGACGCGGCGGCAGCCGGCGTCTCCTACGTCCTGACCACCGGTACCGGGTCCGGCAAGTCCCTCGCCTACATGGTCCCGATCGTTCACCGGGTCCTGAAAGAGCGGAAGAAGGCCGGGCCCGAGGCGCCCAAGCGGGTGCGGGCCATCATCGTCTATCCGATGAACGCCCTCGCCAACAGCCAGCTCAAGGAGCTGGAGAAGTACCTGCGCAATGGTTACGGCGTCGGCAACGAGCCGGTCACCTTCGCCCGTTACACGGGCCAGGAGGACGACGAGGCCCGCAGGCAGATCCGCAAGAACCCGCCGGACATCCTGCTCACCAACTACGTGATGCTGGAGCTGATGCTCACCCGGCCCGACGACCGCGACAGCCTCGTGGCCATGGCCGAGGGGCTGCAGTTCCTCGTCTTCGACGAACTACACACCTACCGGGGCCGGCAGGGCGCGGACGTCGCCCTGCTGATCCGCCGGGTGCGCGACGCCTGCCGCGCAGACGACGTGCAGTGCATCGGCACTTCCGCGACGATGTCGACCGAAGGCAGCCTGGAGGAGCAGAAGATCGTGGTGGCCGACATGGCGACCAAGCTCTTCGGCACGAAGGTCAGCCCCGAGCACATCATCGGCGAGACCCTGGTCCGCGCCACCGGCGAGACCCCGACCGTCGTACCCGCCGCGCGCCTCACGGAGACCGCCGCCCCGCGCGCCTACGCCGACCTCGTGACCGATCCTCTCGCGCGCTGGATCGAGACGTACTTCGGTCTCGGCACCGACGAGGCCACGGGGCAGCTTGTGCGTCAGAAACCCCGGAAGATCGAGGAGGCCGCCGCCGTACTCGCGGCGCAGAGCGAGGTGCCGGAGAAACAGTGCGCGGACGCCCTTCGGGCCACGCTGGAAGCGGGCTCGCAGGCGTACCACCCCGTCACCGAACGCCCCTTGTTCGCTTTCCGGCTCCACCAGTTCCTGTCCAAGGGCGACACCGTCTACGTCACCCTGGAGAACAAGGCCGACCGCCACCCCACCCGTGACTACCAGCGGGTCCGTCCGGGCACCGACGGACACGTCCTGATGCCGCTCGCCTTCTGCCGTGAGTGCGGTCAGGAGTACCTCACCGTGTGGCGTACGGAGAAGGACGGCGAGGTCCGCTACGAGCCGCGCCGCGACACCTCCGCCACCGGGGGCCGCGCCGGTGACGGCTACCTTTACCTCGACACGGACCGCTATCTGCACACCCCTCCCTGGCCCCAAACCCCGGAAGAGGCCATCGCTGACCGGCGGCTGCCCGAGTCCTGGCTGGAGATCGACGACAGGGGCCAGGAGGTCGTCAAGAAGTCCTACCGGGACCGGCTGCCGCGGGCGGTCACCGTCGATCCGTACGGAATCGAGTCCAAGGGCGAACTGCACGTGGCGTTCATCCCCGCCCCGTTCCTGTTCTGCCTGCACTGCTCGGTCTCCTACGAGCAGACCCGCGGGAAGGACTTCGCCAAGCTCGCCACCTTGGACCAGGAAGGCCGCTCCTCGGCGACCTCGCTGATCTCAGCATCCGTCGTGCGCTCGCTGGACAGCGTGCCGGAGGCGGCGCTCCCCAAGGCGGCACGCAAGCTCCTCACGTTCGTCGACAACCGGCAGGACGCCTCCCTCCAGGCCGGCCACTTCAACGACTTCGTCCAGGTCACCGAATTGCGCGGAGCGCTGTACCGGGCCGCCGTCGCCGCGGGCACGGACGGTATCCAGCATGAAGAGCTGACCTCCCGGGTCTCCAACGCCCTCGCCCTGGAGCCCGTCGTGTACACGGGCGAGTCCGACCTGCCCCCGCGGCTGGCCGCCGCCGCGGCGAGGACCCTGCGGGATGTGATCGCTTTCCGGCTCTACCTCGACCTGGAGCGCGGCTGGCGTGTCACCATGCCGAACCTGGAGCAGACGGGACTCCTGGAGATCGACTACGCCGACCTCCAGTGGGTCGCCGAACGCCAGGACCGCTGGGAACAGGCGCACCCCTCCCTGCGTGAGGCAGACGCCTCCCTGCGCGCCGAGATCATGAAGGCGCTACTCGACGAGATGCGCTGGTCTCTCGCCATCGACGTCCAGTACTTCCGTGACGACTTCGACTCGCTCCAGAGCGCCAGCGAGGAGAGGCTGGTCGACCCGTGGGTCCTCTCCAAGAGCGACACGCCCAAGGTCGCCACCGCCTATCCCCAGCCCTCGAAGCCCGGGATGGACCGGGCGGGACTGTTCCTGTCCGCGCGCGGCAAGTACGGAAAGTACCTGCGCCGCACGCATCGCGGGTTCGACAGGAACATGGACCCTGCCGACCTGCAGACAGTCATCGAGGATCTGCTGAAGGTCCTCAGGAACGCCGGGCTCGTGACCGAGGTGTCCGTGGCCCCGCAGAAGGCCGGGCGCTTCCGCAAGCCGTCGACGACCGCCACCGGTTACCGGGTGTCGGCCGCCTCCATCATCTGGCGGGCCGGCACGGGCGAAACCGGTGCCCATGATCCCCTCACCCGTACGTACGCCAGCGGCGACGGTCCGCGCGTCAACGCCTTCTTCCGTCAGCTCTACCGCGAAACGGCCGACGGCCTGTCCGGCCTGTTCGCACGCGAGCACACCGCGCAGGTCGACCCCGAGGACCGGCAGAAGCGGGAGGAAGCCTTCAGCAAGGCCGAGCTCAAGCTGCTCTACTGCTCCCCGACGATGGAGCTGGGCGTCGACATCTCCTCGCTCAACGCCGTCATGATGCGCAACGTCCCTCCCACTCCGGCCAACTACGCCCAGCGCAGCGGCCGTGCCGGGCGCAGCGGCCAGCCCGCCCTCGTGACCACCTACTGCGCCACCGGCAACAGCCACGACCAGTACTACTTCCGCCACTCCGCCCGCATGGTGGCCGGCGCTGTCGTCCCGCCACGCCTGGACCTGGCCAACGAGGACCTGGTTCGCTCGCACCTCCAGGGCATCTGGCTCGCCGAGGCCGGACTCACGCTGGGGCGGGCCATCCCGCAGATCCTCGACATCGCCCACGGCGAGACCTCCGGTAGCCCGGCTCCTGGCCTCGCTCTCCGCGACGACATCCTGGCCGCTTCCCACGAACCCGGCGCGCAGGCCCGCACGGTGGACGCCGCCCGGCGCATCCTCGGCCCGCTGCTGCCCCAGTTCGGTGAGACCACATGGTGGGACGAGCGGTGGATCGAGGACGCCGTGCACAAGGCGCCGCGCAACTTCGACCGGGCCTTCGACCGCTGGCGCGACCTGTACCGGGCGGCCCTCGTCGACCAGTACGTGCAGAACAAGCGGGTCCTCGACCACACCCTGACCGAGGGCGACCGGCGGCAGGCGTTCCGGCGCCGCACGCAGGCCGAGACCCAGCTCAACCTGCTCAAGAACGAGAGCCCGGACAACCGCTCCGTCCTGTCCGACTTCAACCCTTACCGCTACCTGGCGTCCGAGGGCTTCCTGCCTGGCTACTCCTTCCCCCGGCTTCCGCTGGCCGCCTTCATCCCCACCCGGGGTGGCCGTCAGGGCGACGGGGACTATCTCCAGAGGCCCCGCTTCCTCGCGATCCGCGAGTTCGGCCCCGGCGCGCTCATCTACCACGAGGGCGCCCGCTACCAGGTCACCCGCATCCAGCTGCCGCCCGACTCCTCCGGCGACATTTCCACCAGCGAGGCCCGCCGCTGCGCCCACTGCGGCTACCTCGACGAACCCGAGCAACGCCGGGACAAGTGCGAGATGTGCGACAAGCCGCTTGGTGCGCCCACCTACAACCTGCTGCACCTGCACACCGTCTACACCCAGCGCCGGGAGCGCATCTCCTCCGACGAGGAGGAGCGCCGCCGGGCCGGATTCCGGCTGGAGACGTCGTACCGCTTCCGGCGGCACGGCACCCGCAGGGGGCGGCAAGACGCCCGGGTCGCCGACTCCGCGGGTCCGCTCGCCACGCTCACCTACGGTGACTCCGCCACCGTCCGCATCACCAACGTCGGCAGGCTGCGCGCCAAGGACAACGAGCCGGCCGGCTACTGGCTCGACCCCACCGACGGGCGTTGGATGAACGAGCGGGACGCCTCCGACGCCTCCGGTGACTCCGGCGAGTTGCCTGTCATCGACGAGGACGGCAAGGAGAAGCGCCGCAAGAAGCGGGTCATCCCGTTCGTCGAGGACCGCCGCAACATCCTCGTCGTCACCCTTGACGAGCCCCTGCCGGACCCGGTCGCCCTGACGTTGATGTACGCCCTGGAGCGCGGCATCGAGACCGCCTTCGAGCTGGAGGACTCCGAGCTGACCAGCGAACTGCTGCCGCCGGCCGACGGACCGCGCGACCGGCTGCTGTTCACCGAGGCCGCCGAGGGAGGCGCGGGCGTCCTCCGGCGGCTCCAGGCCGAACCGCAGGCTCTGGCCAAGGCAGCCCAACAGGCTCTCGCCATCTGCCACTTCGACGAGCGCGGCGGGGACGAGAAGGGCCCCCACCCCGACCGCCCCTGCGCCCGAGGCTGCTACGAGTGCCTGCTGACGTACGGCAACCAGCTCCACCACGGCGTGATCGACCGCGGCTTGGTCACCGCCCTGCTGCTGCGGCTCGCGTCCGCCGAGACGACGAGCGAGAGGCGCGGCGAAACGACGACCGATCAGCACCAAAGGCTGGTCGTGGCGGCGTCTGCCGCCGCGACCACCAGTGAGGCCCCGCAGCTCACCTCGGTGGAGGCGGAGTTCCTGACCTGGCTCAGGGAGCGCGGCCTCCGGCTGCCCGACGAGGCGGGGATCACGGTCCCCGAGGCCGACGCCCGCCCCGACTTCGTCTACCGGATGCCCGGGGTCAACGTCGCCGTCTTCCTCGGCGGCGCGGACACCGAGGAAGACGCGGCGCGGGACGAGGACGCCGAGGAGCGGCTGTACCTCGCCCGGTGGGACGTCATCCGCTTCCCGGAAGCAAGCGACTGGGACGCCATCGCCGCCGAGCACGCCCGCTACTTCGGCCTCGGCCCGTCCTCATGA